From the Drechmeria coniospora strain ARSEF 6962 chromosome 02, whole genome shotgun sequence genome, the window AGAAGCGCCGGctcgcggcgtcggcgctcCTGTAGAGCTGCTTCTGCAGGGGCGTCATGGCGATTTgcaggatgccgtcgccctgccaggcgtcgagcatggcccgcgccgtcgccctgtcggcggccgagcccgagACCTTGTCGGGCAGGGCGAACGTCTTGAGCcgtccgacggcggcggagaagccgggcggcatcgtggactcgggcgaggccgcgagcttggacgccatcgtcaggctcggccgtgccgtcAGGGGAAGGGTCATGGCCGCATGGtgcgccgaggccgcggtCCGGGCCACGGTGGAGAGGCACCTCGTCATGGCGAGTCCTCCGTGGCGAGCCATGCTTGCATGCATCGTCggtgggagggggggagggacgACGCGGTCGGCACGACGCAGGCTGCGTGGGATGGCTGCCTCGAGCGGTAGCTGATGTCTATTGCCTGTTGCCCGACGCCCAATGTCTGGTATGTCGTGTCTGGTATGCCGTCTCTGGTATGCCGTGGCGTCTGGAGCTTGGTACCCGGTATCCGGTTCGAACGATGCTCCACTGATGGTTTCGAGGAGGGGCGACGATGCTGAGCCTCCCGACTCTCGTGCGAGGCCGGGGAGGTCGTCGGATGATATACTCGGCCATCTCTCGGcagcgaggccgatggcTGCTCGTCGGGACTCGTCtgcgtgctcgtcgtcgtgctcggtGCTCACCGACGAACCTGAGCATGAACCATGACGGCCCAGGGCCGgaccctggccctggccctggcccaAACCCCGGCCCTGGTCCTGGTCCTGGCCCGACCCCGTCCTGCCTGCTGCCCCTGCCCAGGCTTGGCCAGCCTCCAGCCTTgccgatggccgtcgaccaAGACGTTGCCGTTGTCGATGCGGGGTAGCATGACGCACCGTGAGACGTGCCGTGAGACGTACCGCGAGACGTACCGTGATGTGTGCTGCGATGCGTAGGATGGGACATGTGCTGCcggtggcatcgtcgaggtgcGTCCGCCTCTTCTCATGGTGCGTGATGCTCGTTCTTCAGCGTTCCCCGCTGCTCGAACGGTGTGTCGAGCGATGAAGCCAGCCATGGGGAGCCATCGAGCCATCGAGCCATCGAGCCACCAGAGTCGAACCCTGCAGGCAGGCGCCCTGGCGCTGCTATCGCCCCTTCCTTGAGGTATTAACAGTGCGCATCAGCTCTCACAAACGGTCATGAAACAAACGACAGGCCCGCGAGGAGGCAAGCCTCTGCTGTGTCGAACGGTCTCGATTATCTCGATCGCATGCTGCGGCGCGACAGATTGCAAATTGCCATCGGCAAGGCCGCTGATTCATCTCATCGCGTCATCGTCCGATGGAGGGagacgagggagacgagggaGACGCCGGACGGGACCCTGACCCGCGCCTCCGATGTGCTGCACAGTATACCTAGCGTACCGCACAGTACAGCTACTGTACTGAAGGGGCATTATTGTATTGCATGTGCGTGTACGGGCCACTGTGAGAGTACGGACCGATGAGTGTACGGACCACTGCGAGCACTTGgacgtgcatgtgcatgtaataataccaaTAGTTGCATGTCGATGGACTGCTGTTGTATGTCGATAGACTGCCGTTGTATGTCGATGGACTGCTGTTGTATGTCGATGGACTGCTGTTGTATGTCAATGCACTGCCGTTGTATGTCGATGCGCTGCTGTTGTATGTCGATGCACTGCTGGACAGGTACACACAGTATACCTACTATACCAtacagtgcacctactaTTCCAtacagtgcacctactaTACCAtacagtgcacctactgtactctgGTGTTTGGCACGCTATTGCATGTgagtgtacggagcactgtggGTGTGCAGACTGATGCGAGTACTTGGACGTACTTGAGGCAGTAGATGCAGTAGCTCCACAGGCGCACACAGTATACCCAGGTCGTGCACCGCAcagtgcacatgtacttgtcatGAAGGGGCTTGGGCCATTATTGCATGTGAGTGCCCATGTGAGTGCCCATGTGAGtgccatgtactccgtacggagcactgtgaGTGTACTGAGCACTCTGACTGCGCGGAGCACGGTGCGAGTGGAACAAACATGCACATCTAGATGCGCTACTGCACAGGCACAGCCTACTGTGTACTATACTGTAGTGTAAGACAATGCCaggctaggtactaggtacggacTGCCCATCACCTCCAGTAACACAGAATAGCTTCCTCCgcatgtaccagtactgcACGAGCCACGGCATGCAGTGGCGCGGTTAtaggtacaggtacctgtTGCACCATGCGCACCATTCTACTGACgtgtaataatacatgcGTCCGCAGCATGGAGGGCAGACCACTGGTAGatccatgtacaggtaccaaGGTATCGCGGTATCGCAGTGAcgcgtacttgtgctccgtgctcgaCGCCTGTGACGCTGCACCGACCGACGCTGCAGGTACCGGTACCGTGGGGGCACCTGTATGCACCTGCTCGTACCTACATTGGGTGGCCGTGTACATGggaagcaggtactccgtacatgatcCGTTCAAGTATTCCGCCGCAGTCCTCCGCACCTCCGCCCTGCGTCCTGCGTACCTCGACACCTGCCGCCCAAGTATCGTCGTGCAGACCTCCGACCTGGATTCCGTACGTccctgtacttgcgtgtactcTGTCGTACCGGATACCGACTCATACCGTCCCCGATCCACATGCAAGCGAAAAGAGGCGCATTGTGGCA encodes:
- a CDS encoding 2-oxoglutarate-dependent ethylene/succinate-forming enzyme, whose protein sequence is MRRGGRTSTMPPAAHVPSYASQHTSRLEAGQAWAGAAGRTGSGQDQDQGRGLGQGQGQGPALGRHGSCSGSSVSTEHDDEHADESRRAAIGLAAERWPSISSDDLPGLARESGGSASSPLLETISGASFEPDTGYQAPDATAYQRRHTRHDIPDIGRRATGNRHQLPLEAAIPRSLRRADRVVPPPLPPTMHASMARHGGLAMTRCLSTVARTAASAHHAAMTLPLTARPSLTMASKLAASPESTMPPGFSAAVGRLKTFALPDKVSGSAADRATARAMLDAWQGDGILQIAMTPLQKQLYRSADAASRRFFARPSKEKRACVDGQSYAGYVASGEEMTDGIADYSEIFTVTKDLSLADGRVADGWPCHGPCPWPDGTMKAVIDRYMADLGASGEKLLQLIELGLEIPAGSLTGYTEDGWHHMRVLRFPARHRTNGKGKAGRGIGSHTDYGLLVIANQDHVGGLFVRPPQGGGFANWQQSAAGMKEDEPGWTYVPPSPGVYTVFPGDMLQYMTNNRLLSTPHKVGLNTRERFAFAYFHEPNFRSVIRPLPGHDGGQEPRQGVHYGTHFTNMCLRNYPDRVTTKRMVAEDRFPMLATSALRNDDATTGSRS